Proteins from a genomic interval of Pseudomonas sp. RC10:
- a CDS encoding argininosuccinate lyase, whose amino-acid sequence MPTRKTLIHLAVAFALFNSYGAYAANTADLPCKTTEECAAQAAKIGATVDKSKTKGSKTESQFSWLNRINKASIVMLTEEGIVKPEMGQKIATGVRYAIDQADQPNGKRPSDVLQLEEIMTDKIGPEASLIHSGRSRQDMLATYRLAKLRSDVLAYSEALNATRKRLLDLADKNIDTLIPAYTNGVQAMPITYAHYLLAYEAAFDRDGQRIRELYQRLNQSPMGTAVLANSAYPLNRERMAELLGFDGVRENSLDSSQVSTYDIPIEAANVASSSAIRIGALIGDIHTQYHQIRPWLLLDEEKTYTSSAMPQKRNPGLLMRARETASDVVGLAQTVTLRAHNVTTGMTDYKFAFDSLGVFDSTKDMFGAMDAVLDALQVNPQRAREELENEWTTSMELADTLERTQKVPFRIGHSFASLIVEQARDQGLTSKTFPYADAQKLYTKAADKYQWKPNTLPLDEATFRGSLSPENMVKTRKGTGGPQPEEVKRMLAEAHKNLEGDQTWLRERRDKLTQAEGNLDRAFEKLLSSKG is encoded by the coding sequence ATGCCCACAAGAAAGACGCTTATCCACCTGGCTGTCGCGTTTGCCCTGTTCAACAGTTATGGCGCGTACGCCGCCAACACGGCTGACTTGCCCTGCAAAACCACTGAAGAATGCGCCGCCCAGGCCGCGAAAATCGGCGCGACGGTCGACAAGTCGAAGACAAAAGGCAGCAAGACCGAAAGCCAGTTTTCCTGGCTGAACCGGATCAACAAGGCCTCTATTGTCATGCTGACCGAAGAGGGCATCGTGAAGCCGGAAATGGGCCAGAAGATCGCCACGGGGGTGCGTTACGCCATCGACCAGGCCGATCAGCCCAACGGCAAACGGCCCAGCGACGTGCTTCAGCTTGAAGAAATCATGACCGACAAGATTGGGCCGGAAGCCTCGCTGATCCACTCCGGCCGCAGCCGTCAGGACATGCTCGCCACGTATCGCCTGGCGAAATTGCGCTCCGACGTCCTTGCTTACAGCGAAGCCCTGAACGCTACCCGCAAGCGTTTGCTGGATCTGGCAGACAAGAACATTGACACCCTGATTCCGGCCTACACCAACGGCGTGCAGGCGATGCCGATCACCTACGCGCATTACCTGTTGGCGTACGAAGCGGCGTTCGACCGTGACGGCCAGCGAATTCGCGAGCTGTACCAGCGCCTGAACCAGAGCCCGATGGGCACGGCGGTACTGGCCAACTCAGCCTATCCACTGAATCGCGAGCGTATGGCCGAGCTGCTGGGTTTCGACGGGGTGCGTGAAAACTCGCTGGATTCCAGCCAGGTTTCCACCTACGACATTCCCATCGAAGCGGCCAACGTGGCCTCGTCATCCGCGATTCGGATCGGTGCGCTGATCGGCGACATTCACACCCAATATCACCAGATTCGTCCTTGGTTGTTGCTGGACGAGGAAAAGACCTACACCAGCAGTGCCATGCCGCAGAAGCGCAATCCGGGTCTTCTGATGCGTGCGCGTGAAACGGCGTCCGATGTGGTAGGCCTGGCACAGACCGTGACCTTGCGCGCCCATAACGTCACCACCGGCATGACCGACTACAAGTTTGCGTTCGACTCGCTGGGCGTTTTTGATTCGACCAAGGATATGTTCGGTGCGATGGACGCCGTGCTCGATGCTTTGCAGGTCAATCCGCAGCGCGCGCGGGAAGAACTGGAGAACGAATGGACTACCTCCATGGAGCTTGCGGACACGCTGGAGCGCACGCAGAAAGTACCGTTTCGAATCGGCCACAGCTTCGCTTCGCTGATCGTCGAACAGGCTCGCGATCAGGGGCTGACATCAAAGACCTTCCCGTACGCCGACGCGCAGAAGCTCTACACCAAAGCCGCCGACAAGTACCAGTGGAAACCGAACACTCTGCCGTTGGATGAAGCGACTTTCCGCGGGTCGTTGTCACCGGAAAACATGGTCAAGACCCGCAAGGGCACCGGCGGCCCGCAACCGGAAGAGGTCAAGCGCATGCTGGCGGAGGCGCACAAAAATCTGGAAGGCGATCAGACCTGGCTGCGTGAGCGTCGGGACAAGCTGACTCAGGCGGAAGGCAATCTGGATCGGGCTTTCGAGAAGCTGTTGTCGTCCAAGGGCTGA
- a CDS encoding OprD family porin: MQKSPVSLSLTSAAALGLSLAFPGFAEADFFEDSKADLEFRNFYFNSDFRQEGANQSKRDEWAQGLILNFESGFTDGPVGFGVDAIGLFGLKLDSGPDRRNTGLLPVGDEKAPDDYGRSGVTAKARISKSVLRVGTLIPKLPTVVPNDGRLLPQTFRGAQVTSKDFTDMTLNVGRLTSNTERNDSGHEDIVAEAKGIKGGRPSDKFDFASASYNWTKGLTTSYNYGGLENNYKQHIVTLLHSFPLSDSQSIKSDLRYARSLKDGNTNVDNTAIGARFTYNIGGHGFGLAYQKMSGDTGFPHLAGTDSFLVNYVMISPDFANPEERSWQARYDYNFATVGLPGLTFMTRYLQGDNFARGNKEGTEWERNTDIAYVFQSGALKNLELKWRNGSYRSNGGNNIDQNRVIVSYTLPLL, encoded by the coding sequence ATGCAAAAAAGCCCTGTATCTCTCAGCCTCACGTCGGCTGCCGCCCTCGGATTGAGCCTGGCCTTCCCAGGTTTCGCCGAAGCTGATTTCTTCGAAGACAGCAAAGCCGATCTTGAATTTCGCAACTTCTACTTCAACAGCGATTTCCGTCAGGAAGGCGCGAACCAATCCAAGCGCGACGAATGGGCCCAAGGCCTGATTCTCAACTTTGAATCTGGATTCACTGACGGGCCGGTCGGTTTTGGCGTCGATGCCATAGGGCTGTTTGGCTTGAAACTCGACTCTGGCCCTGACCGCCGCAACACCGGTTTATTGCCGGTGGGAGATGAAAAAGCGCCCGATGATTACGGCCGTTCCGGTGTGACGGCCAAGGCGCGAATCTCCAAGAGCGTGCTGCGCGTCGGCACCCTGATTCCCAAACTGCCAACGGTCGTTCCTAACGATGGACGTCTGCTGCCGCAAACCTTCCGTGGCGCACAGGTCACCTCCAAAGACTTCACCGACATGACCCTGAACGTCGGGCGTCTGACCAGTAACACCGAGCGCAATGACAGTGGTCACGAAGACATCGTCGCCGAAGCCAAGGGCATCAAGGGCGGCCGTCCAAGCGACAAGTTCGACTTTGCCAGCGCCAGTTACAACTGGACCAAGGGGTTGACCACGTCCTACAACTACGGCGGCCTTGAGAACAATTACAAGCAGCACATCGTCACGCTGCTGCACAGTTTTCCGCTGAGTGATTCGCAGTCGATCAAGAGCGACCTGCGTTACGCGCGCTCGCTGAAGGACGGTAATACCAACGTCGATAACACGGCCATTGGCGCACGGTTCACCTACAACATCGGCGGCCATGGTTTTGGCCTCGCCTATCAAAAGATGAGCGGCGACACCGGCTTCCCTCACCTGGCAGGCACTGATTCGTTCCTCGTCAACTACGTGATGATTTCCCCGGATTTCGCCAATCCCGAAGAGCGCTCCTGGCAAGCCCGATACGACTACAACTTCGCCACCGTCGGCCTGCCGGGCCTGACCTTCATGACCCGCTATCTGCAGGGCGACAACTTCGCGCGTGGCAACAAGGAAGGCACCGAATGGGAGCGCAATACCGACATCGCCTACGTGTTCCAGAGCGGCGCATTAAAGAATCTCGAATTGAAGTGGCGCAACGGCAGCTACCGCAGCAACGGCGGCAACAACATTGATCAGAACCGCGTGATCGTCAGCTACACGCTGCCGCTGCTCTGA
- a CDS encoding glycine zipper 2TM domain-containing protein, with protein sequence MNKSLLVGAVLGAVGVTAGGALATYSLVKNNGPEYADVLAVEPVKEQIKTPREVCKDVAVTHRAPVKDQHQIVGTVVGALAGGLLGNQIGGGTGKKVATVAGAVGGGYAGNKVQEGMQNRDTYTTTQTRCNTVNDISDKVVGYNVKYKLNDKVGQVRMDRDPGSQIPVNKDGQLELSQAGQQ encoded by the coding sequence GTGAACAAATCGTTGCTTGTTGGTGCGGTGTTGGGTGCTGTCGGTGTGACTGCCGGTGGTGCTTTGGCCACCTACAGCCTCGTTAAAAACAACGGCCCTGAGTATGCCGATGTACTCGCCGTCGAGCCTGTCAAAGAACAGATCAAGACCCCTCGTGAAGTGTGCAAGGACGTCGCGGTCACGCACCGCGCACCGGTCAAGGACCAGCATCAGATCGTCGGTACGGTCGTGGGAGCCTTGGCAGGTGGCCTGCTCGGTAACCAGATCGGTGGCGGGACCGGCAAGAAAGTCGCTACCGTCGCAGGTGCCGTCGGTGGTGGCTACGCGGGTAACAAGGTTCAGGAAGGCATGCAGAACCGCGACACTTACACCACCACTCAAACTCGTTGCAATACGGTCAACGACATCAGCGACAAGGTCGTGGGCTACAACGTGAAATATAAGCTGAACGACAAAGTCGGTCAGGTGCGTATGGACCGCGATCCGGGCAGTCAGATTCCGGTGAACAAAGACGGTCAGTTGGAGTTGAGTCAGGCGGGTCAGCAGTAA